Genomic segment of Arachis hypogaea cultivar Tifrunner chromosome 11, arahy.Tifrunner.gnm2.J5K5, whole genome shotgun sequence:
aaaaaggggaaaaaaatggTGCAAATATGAGTTCTCATTGAATATTATGATCCAGGGAGGATTACTGCTAGGACCATCTGCATTTGGACGAAACCAGAAGTTCCTAAACACAATCTTTCCAAAGAAGAGCTTAACAGTTCTGGACACCATAGCCAATGTAGGTCTCTTGTTCTTCTTGTTTCTCGTTGGTCTTGAGCTTGATGTCCGCTCCATTAAGCGTACTGGGCCAAAGGCCTTAGCCATTGCCGTGTGCGGCATCACTTTCCCTTTCCTTCTCGGCGTTGGAACCTCTTTTGTTCTCAGAGCAACCATCTCACAAGGTGTTCAGCCACTTGCCTTCATTGTTTTCATGGGCGTGGCTCTATCTATCACTGCCTTCCCTGTCTTGGCTCGAATCCTCGCCGAGCTCAAGCTTCTAACCACTGATGTTGGAAGCATTGCCATGTCTGCGGCTGCAGTGAATGATGTTGCAGCATGGATACTCTTAGCTCTTGCAATAGCTGTCTCCGGTGACAACACTTCTCCGATAATCTCTCTTTGGGTTCTGCTTTGTGGTGCCGGTTTTATACTCTTTGCTGTGTATGGCATAAGGCCTTTGCTGGTGATAATGGCGAAGCATTCGCTGTCTGGGGAGCCGGTTAAAGAGACCTACATATGCTTCACGTTGACGTTGGTTTTGGCTTGTAGTTTTCTGACCGATACAATTGGTATCCATGCTCTGTTTGGTGCATTTGTGGTTGGTATAATTGTCCCAAAAGATGGTCCTTTTGCTGGGGTTTTGATTGAGAAGATTGAAGACTTGGTCAGTGGGATTTTCTTGCCACTATATTTTGTGTCTAGTGGGTTGAAGACAAATGTGGCTACTATTAGTGGAGGCACTTCTTGGGCATTGCTTGCACTTGTTATTTTCAATGCTTGCTTTGGAAAGATTGTTGGCACTGTTGTGGTGTCACTCTCATGTAAGGTGCCTTTTAGAGAATCATTGGCACTTGGCTTTCTCATGAACACTAAGGGTTTGGTAGAGCTCATTGTTCTTAACATTGGAAAGGATCGCAAGGTATGTAACTTCGTTAATCCAAGAGAAATGTTAGAGAACtatcagaatttattgtttttgataATCAGTTAgttattaatgtttaaaagtatggaataaaatatattgttagatgactagactaaaaaaattgaattaatggcTAACTAATAACAAAAAACAATATATTCTGATGAACATTAGCATTTCTCTTAATCCCATACTAACAAACAAAAATTGCATTTTACAAAATGCCAATTTGTAATGCAGGTGCTGAACGACCAAGCATTTGCAATTTGTGTTCTGATGGCACTTTTCACCACCTTCATCACGACCCCAATAGTGATGGCAGTGTACAAGCCAGCTCGGAGAGGAGCACCATACAAACACAAAACAATCCAGCGCAAGGATCTGGACACAGAGCTGAGGATGCTGGCATGTTTCCACAGCACACGCAGCATCCCAACCTTGCTGAACCTCATCGAATCTTCCCGCGGAACCAAGAAGTTTGGGAAGCTTTGCATTTACGCCATGCACCTTATGGAGCTCTCAGAGCGCTCCTCTGCCATCACTATGGCCCACAAGGCACGCAGGAACGGCCTTCCTTTCTGGAACAA
This window contains:
- the LOC112722725 gene encoding cation/H(+) antiporter 19, whose amino-acid sequence is MATPNPVTAAAPPACPAPMKATSNGAFHHENPLDYALPLLIVQICIVVGFTRFLAFLCKPLRQPRVIAEIIGGLLLGPSAFGRNQKFLNTIFPKKSLTVLDTIANVGLLFFLFLVGLELDVRSIKRTGPKALAIAVCGITFPFLLGVGTSFVLRATISQGVQPLAFIVFMGVALSITAFPVLARILAELKLLTTDVGSIAMSAAAVNDVAAWILLALAIAVSGDNTSPIISLWVLLCGAGFILFAVYGIRPLLVIMAKHSLSGEPVKETYICFTLTLVLACSFLTDTIGIHALFGAFVVGIIVPKDGPFAGVLIEKIEDLVSGIFLPLYFVSSGLKTNVATISGGTSWALLALVIFNACFGKIVGTVVVSLSCKVPFRESLALGFLMNTKGLVELIVLNIGKDRKVLNDQAFAICVLMALFTTFITTPIVMAVYKPARRGAPYKHKTIQRKDLDTELRMLACFHSTRSIPTLLNLIESSRGTKKFGKLCIYAMHLMELSERSSAITMAHKARRNGLPFWNNKPDDANGNNDHMIIAFQAYGKLNKVNVRPMTAISDLANIHEDICTSAHQKRAAMIVLPFHKHQLVDGSMESLGSSFRHMNELVLSHAPCSVGILVDRGLGGASQVQASDVSYNIVVLFFGGRDCREALSYGMRMAQHPGISLTVVKFVTAPGKSLAFGAKLVAVSVDKQQKVVTEIDENEKQLDEELWNEFLGKSIKYEERLVDSRNDIEAALREMSRSSLILVGRMPSVAPLVYNSDSAQLGPVGSFLASSEFSTTASVVVIQQYNPAADAHPLVMEEIDQLEEPDTPL